The following coding sequences are from one Megachile rotundata isolate GNS110a chromosome 13, iyMegRotu1, whole genome shotgun sequence window:
- the Vinc gene encoding vinculin isoform X11 codes for MPVFHTKTIESILEPVAQQVSRLVILHEEAEDGNAMPDLGRPVQAVSMAVANLVKVGKETINSSDDALLKQDMPAALQRVEGASRLLEEASAMLKQDPYSGPARKKLIEGSRGILQGTSSLLLCFDESEVRKIIRECKRVLDYLAVAEVIETMEDLVHFLKNLSPCLSKVSKEVSAREKELTHQVHREILVRCLEQVKTLAPILICSMKIFIHIISQGGKGAEEAAENRNYLSGRMSDELNEIIRVLQLTTYDEEEWDADQLTVLKKAQSAIESRIRAAYDWLDDGLALRGGVGEKSLRQIVEQAQRLAERYLPPSQAEPLQKLTSQIVTMTNALCELRQNEKGTTPQAEALARGIKEKTNELRSAIASAIVAADKSGTTQTAHTVAGRLEQANKWLLNPQHDDKGLGQRAIALIIHEGKKVAEGLPGIHKAEILQLCDEVDNLSHQLGDLCAHGQGNTPRAQEIARQLSHKLYELKNRIQQAVVSRVVEDFIDITTPLKQFTDAVLAPQGTPGRDQNFNDKTHALQTFSNRAAKTARMVAAGGSGGNKKLAEALTASASQVESLTPQLINAGRIRMTYADSKAADEHFENLRQQYAETMQRARTLCDEATDSGDFIRTSEEQMQKHSFLCEEAIAKSHPQKMVDNTAAIARLANRVILVAKQESDNSEDPTFIQRVNQATDILQNSVAPMVQDAKLVAININDSNAVSRWRESNRALLANVGQVRKAIIVQPDLIPPPEVSQLHLNDEVAPPRPPLPGGDVPPPRPPPPETDDEDEMFMHAPQPNQPIMMAAHGLHQEVRQWSSKDNEIIAAAKKMAILMGRLSGLVRGEGGNKRDLIACAKAIAEASQEVTRLAKELARECTDKRIRTNLLQVCERIPTIGTQLKILSTVKATMLGAQETLPTWEELMLYGTEEDQEATDMLVGNAQNLMQSVKETVRAAECASIKIRTASGMKLRWVRRQPWYQY; via the exons gTTTCAAGGCTTGTTATTTTACATGAAGAAGCTGAAGATGGAAATGCAATGCCAGATTTGGGTAGACCTGTGCAAGCAGTTAGCATGGCGGTAGCAAATCTTGTAAAG GTTGGCAAAGAAACAATAAATTCTTCTGATGATGCCTTACTTAAACAAGATATGCCTGCTGCTTTACAACGTGTAGAAGGAGCTTCACGTCTTCTAGAAGAAGCATCTGCAATGCTAAAGCAGGATCCTTATTCTGGACCAGCTAG GAAAAAACTAATTGAAGGTTCACGTGGTATTCTTCAAGGCACTAGTTCATTATTATTGTGCTTTGATGAAAGTGAAGTACGTAAAATCATCAGGGAATGTAAAAGAGTATTAGATTATTTGGCAGTAGCAGAAGTTATTGAAACAATGGAAGATCTAGttcattttcttaaaaatttaagtcCTTGTCTCAGTAAAGTATCAAAAGAAGTAAGTGCTAGAGAAAAAGAACTAACTCATCAGGTGCATAGAGAAATTCTTGTGCGTTGTTTGGAGCAA GTAAAAACACTTGCACCAATTCTTATCTGCtccatgaaaatttttattcatattatcTCTCAAGGAGGTAAAGGAGCAGAAGAGGCAGCTGaaaatcgtaattacttatCTGGCAGAATGTCAGacgaattaaatgaaattattagagTGTTGCAATTGACAACATATGATGAAGAGGAGTGGGATGCAGATCAGTTAACA gtATTAAAAAAAGCACAGAGTGCTATAGAATCTAGAATACGTGCTGCTTATGATTGGTTAGATGATGGACTTGCATTACGTGGTGGAGTAGGCGAAAAAAGCCTTCGTCAAATAGTTGAACAAGCACAAAGATTGGCAGAGAGATATCTTCCCCCCTCACAAGCAGAACCATTACAGAAATTAACATCACAGATTGTCACTATGACCAATGCTCTTTGTGAACTAAGACAGAATGAGAAAG GAACTACACCTCAAGCAGAAGCTTTAGCACGTGGCATAAAAGAAAAAACGAACGAACTTCGTAGCGCTATCGCGTCTGCCATAGTAGCTGCGGATAAATCTGGAACCACGCAAACTGCTCATACAGTTGCTGGCCGTTTAGAACAAGCTAATAAGTGGCTACTTAATCCACAACACGACGACAAAGGACTTGGTCAAAGGGCTATAGCGTTGATTATTCATGAAGGAAAAAAg GTTGCTGAGGGTTTACCAGGCATACACAAAgcagaaattttgcaattgtgcGATGAAGTTGACAATCTATCTCACCAACTGGGAGACTTATGTGCCCATGGTCAAGGAAACACTCCTCGTGCTCAGGAGATTGCTCGCCAACTATCACATAAACTTTATGAGCTGAAGAATAGGATACAACAAGCCGTCGTGTCAAGAGTGGTTGAAGACTTCATTGATATCACAACACCTTTGAAGCAGTTTACAGATGCTGTATTAGCTCCACAGGGTACACCAGGCCGTGATCAAAATTTCAACGATAAAACGCATGCTCTTCAGACATTCTCGAATAGAGCAGCAAAGACGGCTAGAATGGTCGCTGCTGGTG GAAGCggaggaaataaaaaattggcaGAAGCACTGACTGCTAGTGCATCCCAGGTTGAATCTTTAACACCACAATTAATTAATGCTGGGCGAATTCGAATGACTTATGCAGATAGCAAAGCAGCGGATGAACATTTCGAAAATTTGCGACAACAGTATGCGGAAACAATGCAAAGAGCACGAACATTGTGCGATGAAGCAACCGATAGCGGTGATTTTATTCGAACCTCCGAAGAACAAATGCAAAAACATTCATTTCTGTGTGAAGAGGCTATTGCAAAAAGTCATCCGCAAAAGATGGTCGATAATACAGCTGCTATTGCTAGATTGGCTAACAGAGTAATACTTGTTGCGAAACAGGAAAGTGATAATAGTGAAGATCCTACATTTATTCAGAGAGTAAATCAGGCTACAGATATACTTCAAAATA GTGTTGCTCCAATGGTTCAAGATGCTAAGTTAGTCGCAATTAACATTAACGATAGTAACGCAGTTTCTCGTTGGAGGGAAAGTAATCGAGCG CTATTAGCAAATGTCGGTCAAGTTCGTAAGGCCATCATTGTTCAACCAGATTTAATACCTCCACCAGAGGTGTCGCAATTACATCTTAATGATG aagttgCGCCGCCGCGCCCACCCCTGCCTGGTGGAGATGTTCCACCACCACGTCCACCACCACCAGAAACGGATGACGAGGATGAAATGTTTATGCATGCACCGCAACCTAATCAGCCTATAATG ATGGCTGCCCATGGATTGCATCAAGAAGTCCGACAATGGTCCAGCAAAGATAATGAAATTATTGCTGCTGCAAAGAAAATGGCTATTTTAATGGGTAGATTATCGGGCTTGGTTCGAGGAGAAGGTGGTAACAAAAGGGATCTGATCGCTTGTGCCAAAGCCATTGCAGAAGCTTCTCAAGAAGTGACTCGCTTGGCTAAAGAGCTTGCTAGGGAGTGTACAGACAAACGTATACGTACA AATCTTCTTCAAGTTTGCGAACGTATACCTACCATAGGTACACAATTAAAGATTTTATCAACTGTTAAAGCAACAATGTTAGGTGCCCAAg AGACGCTCCCCACCTGGGAAGAGCTGATGCTTTAtg gTACAGAAGAAGATCAAGAAGCAACAGACATGCTTGTTGGAAATGCTCAAAACCTCATGCAGAGTGTGAAAGAAACAGTTCGTGCCGCAGAATGTGCAAGCATCAAAATACGTACTGCGTCTGGCATGAAGTTACGCTGGGTGCGACGTCAACCTTGGTATCAATACTAA
- the Vinc gene encoding vinculin isoform X3 yields the protein MPVFHTKTIESILEPVAQQVSRLVILHEEAEDGNAMPDLGRPVQAVSMAVANLVKVGKETINSSDDALLKQDMPAALQRVEGASRLLEEASAMLKQDPYSGPARKKLIEGSRGILQGTSSLLLCFDESEVRKIIRECKRVLDYLAVAEVIETMEDLVHFLKNLSPCLSKVSKEVSAREKELTHQVHREILVRCLEQVKTLAPILICSMKIFIHIISQGGKGAEEAAENRNYLSGRMSDELNEIIRVLQLTTYDEEEWDADQLTVLKKAQSAIESRIRAAYDWLDDGLALRGGVGEKSLRQIVEQAQRLAERYLPPSQAEPLQKLTSQIVTMTNALCELRQNEKGTTPQAEALARGIKEKTNELRSAIASAIVAADKSGTTQTAHTVAGRLEQANKWLLNPQHDDKGLGQRAIALIIHEGKKVAEGLPGIHKAEILQLCDEVDNLSHQLGDLCAHGQGNTPRAQEIARQLSHKLYELKNRIQQAVVSRVVEDFIDITTPLKQFTDAVLAPQGTPGRDQNFNDKTHALQTFSNRAAKTARMVAAGGSGGNKKLAEALTASASQVESLTPQLINAGRIRMTYADSKAADEHFENLRQQYAETMQRARTLCDEATDSGDFIRTSEEQMQKHSFLCEEAIAKSHPQKMVDNTAAIARLANRVILVAKQESDNSEDPTFIQRVNQATDILQNSVAPMVQDAKLVAININDSNAVSRWRESNRALLANVGQVRKAIIVQPDLIPPPEVSQLHLNDEEQLPSRQYNYFTDKVGEPLRNQPSPSNLRVMSPSLNTNKSQQRSISPLPKWAREGDNPDLLYQELASDNELEKSIHNGGYHYDYNNDDEVAPPRPPLPGGDVPPPRPPPPETDDEDEMFMHAPQPNQPIMMAAHGLHQEVRQWSSKDNEIIAAAKKMAILMGRLSGLVRGEGGNKRDLIACAKAIAEASQEVTRLAKELARECTDKRIRTNLLQVCERIPTIGTQLKILSTVKATMLGAQGTEEDQEATDMLVGNAQNLMQSVKETVRAAECASIKIRTASGMKLRWVRRQPWYQY from the exons gTTTCAAGGCTTGTTATTTTACATGAAGAAGCTGAAGATGGAAATGCAATGCCAGATTTGGGTAGACCTGTGCAAGCAGTTAGCATGGCGGTAGCAAATCTTGTAAAG GTTGGCAAAGAAACAATAAATTCTTCTGATGATGCCTTACTTAAACAAGATATGCCTGCTGCTTTACAACGTGTAGAAGGAGCTTCACGTCTTCTAGAAGAAGCATCTGCAATGCTAAAGCAGGATCCTTATTCTGGACCAGCTAG GAAAAAACTAATTGAAGGTTCACGTGGTATTCTTCAAGGCACTAGTTCATTATTATTGTGCTTTGATGAAAGTGAAGTACGTAAAATCATCAGGGAATGTAAAAGAGTATTAGATTATTTGGCAGTAGCAGAAGTTATTGAAACAATGGAAGATCTAGttcattttcttaaaaatttaagtcCTTGTCTCAGTAAAGTATCAAAAGAAGTAAGTGCTAGAGAAAAAGAACTAACTCATCAGGTGCATAGAGAAATTCTTGTGCGTTGTTTGGAGCAA GTAAAAACACTTGCACCAATTCTTATCTGCtccatgaaaatttttattcatattatcTCTCAAGGAGGTAAAGGAGCAGAAGAGGCAGCTGaaaatcgtaattacttatCTGGCAGAATGTCAGacgaattaaatgaaattattagagTGTTGCAATTGACAACATATGATGAAGAGGAGTGGGATGCAGATCAGTTAACA gtATTAAAAAAAGCACAGAGTGCTATAGAATCTAGAATACGTGCTGCTTATGATTGGTTAGATGATGGACTTGCATTACGTGGTGGAGTAGGCGAAAAAAGCCTTCGTCAAATAGTTGAACAAGCACAAAGATTGGCAGAGAGATATCTTCCCCCCTCACAAGCAGAACCATTACAGAAATTAACATCACAGATTGTCACTATGACCAATGCTCTTTGTGAACTAAGACAGAATGAGAAAG GAACTACACCTCAAGCAGAAGCTTTAGCACGTGGCATAAAAGAAAAAACGAACGAACTTCGTAGCGCTATCGCGTCTGCCATAGTAGCTGCGGATAAATCTGGAACCACGCAAACTGCTCATACAGTTGCTGGCCGTTTAGAACAAGCTAATAAGTGGCTACTTAATCCACAACACGACGACAAAGGACTTGGTCAAAGGGCTATAGCGTTGATTATTCATGAAGGAAAAAAg GTTGCTGAGGGTTTACCAGGCATACACAAAgcagaaattttgcaattgtgcGATGAAGTTGACAATCTATCTCACCAACTGGGAGACTTATGTGCCCATGGTCAAGGAAACACTCCTCGTGCTCAGGAGATTGCTCGCCAACTATCACATAAACTTTATGAGCTGAAGAATAGGATACAACAAGCCGTCGTGTCAAGAGTGGTTGAAGACTTCATTGATATCACAACACCTTTGAAGCAGTTTACAGATGCTGTATTAGCTCCACAGGGTACACCAGGCCGTGATCAAAATTTCAACGATAAAACGCATGCTCTTCAGACATTCTCGAATAGAGCAGCAAAGACGGCTAGAATGGTCGCTGCTGGTG GAAGCggaggaaataaaaaattggcaGAAGCACTGACTGCTAGTGCATCCCAGGTTGAATCTTTAACACCACAATTAATTAATGCTGGGCGAATTCGAATGACTTATGCAGATAGCAAAGCAGCGGATGAACATTTCGAAAATTTGCGACAACAGTATGCGGAAACAATGCAAAGAGCACGAACATTGTGCGATGAAGCAACCGATAGCGGTGATTTTATTCGAACCTCCGAAGAACAAATGCAAAAACATTCATTTCTGTGTGAAGAGGCTATTGCAAAAAGTCATCCGCAAAAGATGGTCGATAATACAGCTGCTATTGCTAGATTGGCTAACAGAGTAATACTTGTTGCGAAACAGGAAAGTGATAATAGTGAAGATCCTACATTTATTCAGAGAGTAAATCAGGCTACAGATATACTTCAAAATA GTGTTGCTCCAATGGTTCAAGATGCTAAGTTAGTCGCAATTAACATTAACGATAGTAACGCAGTTTCTCGTTGGAGGGAAAGTAATCGAGCG CTATTAGCAAATGTCGGTCAAGTTCGTAAGGCCATCATTGTTCAACCAGATTTAATACCTCCACCAGAGGTGTCGCAATTACATCTTAATGATG AGGAACAATTGCCAAGCCGTCAATATAATTACTTCACAGATAAAG TTGGTGAGCCTTTAAGAAATCAACCATCGCCAAGCAATTTACGTGTCATGAGCCCTAGTCTGAACACAAATAAATCTCAACAACGTTCTATCAGTCCATTACCTAAATGGGCGCGTGAAG gaGATAACCCTGATCTCCTATATCAAGAACTGGCTTCTGATAACGAGTTAGAAAAATCAATTCACAATGGAG GCTAtcattatgattataataatgATGATG aagttgCGCCGCCGCGCCCACCCCTGCCTGGTGGAGATGTTCCACCACCACGTCCACCACCACCAGAAACGGATGACGAGGATGAAATGTTTATGCATGCACCGCAACCTAATCAGCCTATAATG ATGGCTGCCCATGGATTGCATCAAGAAGTCCGACAATGGTCCAGCAAAGATAATGAAATTATTGCTGCTGCAAAGAAAATGGCTATTTTAATGGGTAGATTATCGGGCTTGGTTCGAGGAGAAGGTGGTAACAAAAGGGATCTGATCGCTTGTGCCAAAGCCATTGCAGAAGCTTCTCAAGAAGTGACTCGCTTGGCTAAAGAGCTTGCTAGGGAGTGTACAGACAAACGTATACGTACA AATCTTCTTCAAGTTTGCGAACGTATACCTACCATAGGTACACAATTAAAGATTTTATCAACTGTTAAAGCAACAATGTTAGGTGCCCAAg gTACAGAAGAAGATCAAGAAGCAACAGACATGCTTGTTGGAAATGCTCAAAACCTCATGCAGAGTGTGAAAGAAACAGTTCGTGCCGCAGAATGTGCAAGCATCAAAATACGTACTGCGTCTGGCATGAAGTTACGCTGGGTGCGACGTCAACCTTGGTATCAATACTAA